The Brasilonema sennae CENA114 genome includes a region encoding these proteins:
- a CDS encoding HMA2 domain-containing protein: MAGLTTQLASHSSRESQVVEQQTSYPTAKVYCAIAYSIIYATSASVGFCVPDISVNPTYVQRLLTLLACDPRVISHKVNQNAGSIVIDYQPGVPDVQMRLCLASIIEFAGKPEEKPVSSSSVPQAAARPSVAQEKENAYEPVGANVLSSPELVSKEKDNGYEPVGANVLSSPELVRMEKENAYEPVGANVLSSPELVKKEKENCYEPVGANVLSDPELVSMETSLDSKLETAQVSPSSQLKGADKIPTLSKQSNHTPDKTYHKAKQPAKVAYSIAHAIPGRVRFRIPRIAKDSKYVQRLEALLKGDPLVTGKRVNSAAASIVITYKSGIMPNSKKPSLNLLEQVISYLSTLIQSAASDTVVSISELEESLAHFCN, translated from the coding sequence ATGGCTGGTTTAACAACGCAATTAGCATCCCACTCATCTAGAGAATCTCAGGTCGTAGAACAACAGACTAGTTATCCAACAGCAAAGGTATATTGTGCGATCGCTTACAGTATTATCTATGCAACTTCTGCTAGCGTAGGCTTTTGTGTGCCTGATATATCTGTAAATCCCACATATGTGCAGCGCTTGCTGACTTTGCTTGCTTGTGATCCTCGGGTTATAAGTCACAAAGTTAACCAGAACGCAGGATCTATTGTCATAGATTACCAACCTGGAGTGCCAGATGTGCAGATGCGTCTGTGTTTGGCTAGTATCATTGAGTTTGCAGGCAAACCAGAAGAAAAGCCAGTGAGTTCATCCTCCGTACCTCAAGCAGCTGCTCGTCCGAGTGTTGCACAAGAAAAAGAGAATGCTTATGAACCTGTGGGGGCAAACGTCTTATCTAGTCCTGAACTTGTCAGCAAAGAAAAAGATAACGGTTATGAACCTGTGGGGGCAAACGTCTTATCTAGTCCTGAACTTGTCAGGATGGAAAAAGAGAATGCTTATGAACCTGTGGGGGCAAACGTCTTATCTAGTCCTGAACTTGTCAAGAAAGAAAAAGAGAATTGTTATGAACCTGTGGGGGCAAACGTCTTATCTGATCCCGAACTTGTCAGCATGGAAACATCTTTGGACTCTAAATTAGAGACAGCCCAAGTATCCCCAAGCTCCCAATTGAAAGGAGCAGACAAGATACCTACCTTATCAAAACAGTCCAATCATACTCCTGATAAGACTTATCACAAAGCAAAGCAACCAGCAAAAGTAGCATATAGCATTGCTCATGCCATTCCAGGACGAGTACGTTTTCGTATACCTCGAATAGCCAAAGATTCAAAATACGTCCAACGCTTGGAAGCGTTGCTTAAAGGAGATCCTCTAGTTACTGGCAAACGCGTTAATAGCGCCGCAGCCTCAATTGTCATTACCTACAAGTCTGGAATAATGCCCAATTCCAAAAAACCTTCTTTAAACCTTTTGGAACAGGTCATATCATATTTATCCACTCTGATTCAATCTGCTGCTAGCGATACTGTAGTTTCCATCAGTGAACTAGAAGAGAGTCTTGCCCACTTTTGCAATTAG